The Candidatus Hydrogenedentota bacterium genomic interval TGTGTTGTGCGATGTGCCGATTCATCATTATCCGTTCGCAAAACCACCGGAGCGCATCCGCGCCAAACAGGAGATGTATTTGCGCCTGGGGCTGGCCAAGGCGGCGGAGACGCCGGACGATCCCAATGTCCACGCGGAACTGGGCAACCAGTACGCCGAACTCGGCGACTATGCGCGCGCGGCGCAGGCGTACCGGCAAGCCGTCGCACTCGCGCCGTCGAACGCGGCCCTGATCAAGGATCTGGGTTCGGCTCTTTATCTCATGCGGAAGGGCGCCGAGGCGCGGCGCGCATTCGAATTGGCTGTCAAGATTGACCCCGGTCTTGCTGATGCCTGGCGCAACCTCGGCGTGCTTCATGCCGACGCAAAGGAATGGGATCGCGCGATCGACTGTTTCGAACGCGCCTTGGCGTGCGATCCCGCGTGGGCGGACGGCCCCCGCTACATCCAAACCGCCCGCGAAGCCCTGGGCCTGTAATCACGGCCTCGCAAGACGTTCCACCAGCGATGTAAGCGCGCCCAGAGCGGCGTTCAGCACAGCCGGTTCGGGCATGGGCAACTTGACGTAGGACCTGCCCGTCTTTTCGTCATGCTCAACCGGCAGCATGCGCGAAAGAAAATCCGCCTTGTTTTCCGGCGGCGCAGCGGCCAGCGCATCGCCAAGCGACTTGAGGAACGAGGCGCCCGCGCTGATGCAAGCATTCCATGCCTCTTCACGCGAGACCGGCGGCGGTCCGGCGGGAGTGTCTTCCATGGCCGCCAATCCGGCGCACAATCAAATCGTGTGTGCGCAGCCATTGGCTGAACACGACGGCTTTCGCGTCCGGGTCCTCGAAGATTTCGTCGAGCAGCGTCACGAGTTCGTCCGCCTGGACGCCGAAATCGTCTTCACCGACATACGAATGAGTCCTTTTTACACTTGTTCGGGCACGACCCACGGCGCGCGGTAGGCGCGCTTGAGCAGGGCGTCGGCCTCGGCGTCGTTCACGAAACCTTCCGTCGCCGGATTGATGAACAACTTGCGGCCGGTACGATAGGCGATGTTCCCGTAATGGCACCACGCCGTCGAGAGATGGCCCTCCTCGACCGGCGCGTTCGGTTCCTTGCGCGTGCGAATGCAATCGAGAAAGTTTTCGATGTGGTCCGCGTTGGATTCCGAAAAGGCGCCACGCATTTCCTTGACGACGTTCCAATCCTTGTCGTAGGCCTGCCAGCCGCCGCCGTGCCGGGCAAGGTTCATGAAGCATTTCGTGCCGCTGATCTCGATGCGCGTGCCGGTGAACATCCAGTTCGGGAATCCCTCGCCTTCGCGTATCGGCATCGGCACCTTTTTTTCGTAGGGCGACCACAGCGTCTGCTCGAACACGATGGTCATCTTGCCGAAGTCCCAATTGACGACATGCGTGTCCGGCGTTTCCTGGTCGTCGTCGAAGTGGTGCAGGCCGCCGGTCGAATAAACGGACACCGGATACGTCTGCCCCGACATCCATCGCGTGATGTCTATTTGGTGTACGCCGTCGTTGATGATGTCGCCGCCCGAATAGGCCCAGAACCAGTGCCAGTTGTAGTGGAAATGGTTCATGTTGAACGGGCGCATCGGCGCGGGACCGAGCCACATGTCGTAGTCAATGCCCTCCGGCACGTCCGTGTCCGGTAGTTTGCCGATGGTGTTGCGCGGCTTGCTGTTCATCACGCGCATGAAGTGAATGTCGCCGAAGTCTTTCGATTGCAGGAATTCACGCGCCGCATGACAGTAGTGCGCGCTTCGGTTCTGCGTGCCCACCTGCAAAATGCGCTTGTATTTTCGCACCGCCTCGACGAGTTTGCGGCCTTCCCACATGTTGTGCGAGAGCGGCTTTTCCAGGTAGACGTCCTTGCCCGCCTGGCAAGCCAGGATCGATCCGAGGACATGCCAATGGTCCGGCGTCGCGTTGATGATGGCATCCACCCGCTTGTCGTCCAACATCTTCCGGAAATCCGGTATGCTCTTCGGTTTCCGTTTCGCGATCTTCTTGATGCGCTCGACGCACATATCGCGGCGCGCCTTATCCGGATCGGCTACATACACCACCTGCACGTCCGGGCGTTGCGCAAACCATTCCGCCAACTGCGTGCCGCGTCCGCCCGCACCCATCACGCCGATGCGGATTCTTTGGTTCGCGCCCGCCGCGTTGATCGAAAATGTTGACACGGCGCCCGCAGC includes:
- a CDS encoding Gfo/Idh/MocA family oxidoreductase encodes the protein MDRMDRRQFLARTGAAAWAAGAVSTFSINAAGANQRIRIGVMGAGGRGTQLAEWFAQRPDVQVVYVADPDKARRDMCVERIKKIAKRKPKSIPDFRKMLDDKRVDAIINATPDHWHVLGSILACQAGKDVYLEKPLSHNMWEGRKLVEAVRKYKRILQVGTQNRSAHYCHAAREFLQSKDFGDIHFMRVMNSKPRNTIGKLPDTDVPEGIDYDMWLGPAPMRPFNMNHFHYNWHWFWAYSGGDIINDGVHQIDITRWMSGQTYPVSVYSTGGLHHFDDDQETPDTHVVNWDFGKMTIVFEQTLWSPYEKKVPMPIREGEGFPNWMFTGTRIEISGTKCFMNLARHGGGWQAYDKDWNVVKEMRGAFSESNADHIENFLDCIRTRKEPNAPVEEGHLSTAWCHYGNIAYRTGRKLFINPATEGFVNDAEADALLKRAYRAPWVVPEQV